The Hymenobacter sp. DG01 sequence CAGCAGCAGGCGCCGGTCGCGGGGGCGCAGGCGCAGCGGGCGCGGAAGCTGGTCGGCCAGGGCGGCACCCATCTGCACGGCCGTACCCTCGCGGCCGGCCGAACCGCCAAACAGGTGGGTCAGCAACGTACCGCCCAGCACCAGCGGCACCAGGCGCAGCGGAACAGGGGTGGTAGGCGACTGTATTTCGTCGAGTATGAGGTTGTTGCCCCGCCCCACCAGAGTACCCGCGTGGTGGTAGGCCAGCCCGATCAGGAAGCCCGCGGCGGGCAGAAGAACCAGAACCCAAGGGTGCAGCTCGCGCCAGGCGGTAACCCGCTCCAGCGCCACCAGAAACAGGGCCGAGGCGGAGCCCGCTGCCACACCTACCAAACCGCTCAGCAGCACCCAGCGCAGCACGAACAGCAGGGTAGCCGGGGTACTGAGCAAACGAAGGCGGGCCGGAAACAGCCGCAGAAACGCAGGACGATGACGCATACGCAAGACGAACAACACGATGAGGCACCCCGGCCGCTACCGCAGCGGCCGGTTCAGTAGGAATCATCAGCGCGGGGCCCGGGGCGCCGGCGGTTCGCGGTGGAAATCCATCACCGTATGCGGGGTAAAGATAGCGCCGCCCCGCATTAGCTGCCCCCTACCCCCGGAAAGTTATTGAACCCGCCGGTCTGGCAGCCTCGGGGTAGGTTTTACTGAACCACTGGCTGACCCTGGCGTAAACAGCTATTTTCTAACCTATTACCTGTTTGCCATGCGTCATACCTTCTGCTTTTCCCTGCTGCTGGGCAGCTTGCTTATCCTGGGCCTGGGCGCCCGCCCGGCCGCGGCCCAAACCGGAGAGGCCGTGAATGCCACGGCTAACGGCACTCTGCTGGGCATGTCGAAGCTATCTACGGAGCATACTACCCTCATGAAAGCCGTGAAGGCCGCCGGCCTGGAGGAGGCCGCCCGGGGCACCACCAAATACACCGTATTTGCGCCCACCAACGCAGCCTTCGATAAGCTGCCTGCCGGCAAACTGAATGAGCTGCTGCGCCCCGCCAACAAAGGCCGCCTGGCGCAGCTCATTGGCGCCCACGTAGTGCCCGGCAGCTACTTGGCCGCCAACCTTACCGATGGGCTGCAGCTGCAAACCGTGCAGGGCGAAACCCTGACCGTGGTGCGCCAGGCCGGGGGAATTGCCCTGCGCAACAGCCAGGGCACCGTAGCCACCGTCGTCAACGATGATATCGTGGCTGAAAACGGAATTATCCACTCCATTGATGCCGTGTTGGCGCCCGCCGCTGCCCCGGCTCAGAAATAGCGCGGCCCCCTACCCCCGCCGGGGTGGCAAGGCCGCGCCATTCGTCTTACCTTTGCCGCCATGAAACCGCCGCTCTTTCATATCGGACAGGAAGTTATCTGCACTAACGATGACTTTACCCTGCTGCTGGTCCAGAACCCCAACATCCAAACCCCCAAGCGGGGCCCCATCTACACCGTTCGCGGCCTCTACGATACCCACCGGGGCTACGGCATCACCCTCCACGAAATCAACAACGCGGAGGTAGCGCCCGGCTTTCCGGAAGCCAATTTCCATGAGTCGCGCTTTGCCCCGGTGCCGCCGCTGGAGGAAATCAGCATAGCCGAGGCCATAGAGGAAAGTGTTACCGTGTAAACCCACCACGCCCACACAGCGCCGACCCGGCTGGGTCGGCGCTTTTTTTATGGGGCTTCGTCCCCACCGGTTTGTGTGAACCGGCGGGGGTAGCTGGGAAATTATTTCGCGGCCTTTGCCCTACGCGGCCTTACTTTTAGCAGATCATTTAGCCCCATTTTCTTACTGCATGGCTCTATTCTACAAGTCTTTATTCCTGGTGGGCGGATTGTTAACGGCGGGTGCGGCCCGGGCCCAGGCCCCGTACCTCCAGAACCGGCTGCCCCAGGCCAATGCCGTAGCAGCCCCGCGCACGGCTCCCCTGCAACTGACCTTCTCGGAGCCAATGAGCGCCCAAACCGCCTCGCCCGATGCGGTACGGGTTGTAAGCGCCTGGCGGGGGCGGCTGGCGGGCACTTTCCAGGGCGCGGGCACCAACACCATTTCCTTTACCCCTGCCCAACCCCTGCTGGTCGGCGAGCCAGTGCAGGTGGGCGTAGGCACCCAGGCCACCAGCCAGGCGGGCACGGCGCTGGCCGCAGCTTCGCTCTTTCAATTCACCGCCGCCACGGCCCCCAGCACGGGCCGCTTTCTGGATGAGGAGGTAACCCTGGACCTGGGCCCGCGCTGCATGGCCGTGGGCGACATCAACAACGATGGCAACCCCGACTTTGTGGCCGGCGGCTCGGATAACATGCTGGCCGTGCGCCTGGGCGACGGGCAGGGCGGCTTTGCCCCGCCGCCGGCTCCCATCCCGGCCAGTTCAACCGGCGGTGGCTCGGCGCCCAGCAACGTGGAGCTGGCCGATGTCAACAAAGATGGCTTCCTGGATATGCTGGTGGCCGACGGCTCAAGCCGGACAATGGCTATCTCCCTGGGCGATGGCACCGGCCGGTTCACGATTCCGGCGGCAGGCGGCCGCATATACCCGCCGGGCGAGAGCCTGCGCGGGCTGGTTGTGGCCGACTTCAATGCCGATGGCAACCTGGATTTCGCCGTGGGGCTGAGCCGCAGCAGCCAGGTGGCCGTGTACTATGGCAACGGCAAGGCCGGCTTCACGGCCCAGCCCCTGGTTGCCATCGACTCGCTACCCCTGTGGCTGGCCGTAGGGGATGTAAACGCCGATGGCCGGCCAGACCTGCTTTCCCTGAATACGACTTCCGCGGGCAGTTCCGTGTCGGTGCGGCTTAACGACGGGGCCGGTGGATTTACGGCCCGCCCCCTGGTAGCTGTGGCCCCCGATGGCTATACTCTCGTCCTCGGCGACATCGACAACAATGGCACGCCCGATATCCTGACTACCAGCAGCAGCACCAACTCCGTGTCGGTGCGCCTCGGCGACGGCTCGGGCGGCTTCACGGCTCCAGCTACCCCCGAGGTAAAAGTGGGTCCCACGCCCCGCAACATTGCCCTGGCCGACCTGAACCGCGACGGCCGCCTGGACTTTGTGACGGCCAACAATCAGCAGAATACCACCACCGTATCGGTGCGCCTGGGCAACGGAGCCGGCGGGTTCAGCCCGGCCGCCGTGCCCGAAGTTACGGTGGGCCTACAGCCCTATGCTCTGGCCCTGCAGGACATCAACAAGGACGGGCAGCCCGACCTGCTGGCCGGCAACATGGGTATTTACTACTCCTCCACCGTCATCAGCTCGTACAGCCTGACGGTGCGCCTGGGCAACGGGGCGGGCGGCTTTGTAATGCCTGCCGGCGAACCGGTGGCCCTGGCCGACGCCGCTATCAAGACGGCCGTGGGCGACCTGAATAATGACGGCCGCCTGGATATTCTCAGCATCAATTCCCGGGGGGTGGCTTCCGTGCGGCTCGGTGATGGCAAAGGCCGCTTTGCCCCTCCGCCCGCCCCTACCCCCGCCGACATCAGCAGCATCGGCACCTACCCCGGCTGCCTGGCCCTGGGCGACCTGAACAACGACGGCAACCTCGATTTCGTGACCAACATCACGGTTCAGTTTTCTCCGCGGCTGGCTATTTATCTGGGCGATGGGCGCGGAGGATTCAGCCCCCTGCCCGCCTCCGTGCCGCCCGTACCGATACGCTTCGACCAAGTGGACATGGTGCTGACGGACCTGACCGGCGACGGCAACCTAGATTTGCTTGGCTGCAGCCGCGACCAGGGCGTGGTATCGGTGCGGCTGGGCACGGGCACGGGCACCTTCACTACCCCGGCCGTGCCCGAGGTAAGTGTAGGCAACGCCCCGCTTGCCGTGGCGGCCGGCGACTTCAACAACGATGGTCGGATGGATTTTGCCACCGCCAACTACGTCCAGCGCCTGGAGGGCAGCGTTTCCATCCGCCTCGGCGACGGCACCGGCCGCTTTGCTCCGCCCGCCGCCCCCGCCCCGGCCGAGGTACAGCTGGGCGAGGACCAGCCCAACGACATTGCCCTGGGCGACCTGAACAACGACGGCAATCTGGATTTTGTCATCTGCAGCGTGGAAGGCCTGAACGGAGCCGGCAACAATGTGTGCGTCCGGCTGGGTACGGGTACCGGCGCTTTCACCACTCCGGCCGTAGCGCGCCTGCGCGTGTCCCTCGACCCTACCGGAGTAGCCCTCGGCGACGTGAACGGAGACGGCAACCTGGATGTGGTCAGCTCGGCCAAATACCGCAACCGGATGGCCGTCCGCTTCGGCGACGGTAAAGGCGGCCTGACGGTGCCCGCTACCGGCGGGCAGGTGGGAGTAGGTCCTTCCCCCTCTGATATTCTGCTGGCCGACGTGGACAACGACGGCGACCTGGACGCCCTGCTACCCCACGGAGCCGCGCGCAGCCTCTCGGTGCGCCTGAACGGAATTTTCACGGGCACCGTGCTACCCGTGCGGCAGCCCACAGCCCTGGCTTCGGCCCCTCGGCTGGTGGTGTACCCCAACCCGGCCCGACAGGTAGTGCGCCTAGAGCACGCGACTCCCCACGCCCCGCTGGTGCTGTTTGACCTGCTGGGCCGGGAGCAGCGGCGCCAGCCGGCCGGCCCCAGCTTCGACCTGAGCGGCCTCACTCCTGGGCTCTACATCCTGCGCAGCGGTACTCAGTCTGCGCATCTGGTAGTGGAATAGCCTACCCCATCAACAACGGAAAAGGCCCGGCGCTAATTAGCGCCGGGCCTTTTCCGTTGTATAGTCAGACTGTACAGCTCAGCTGCCGGTGACTCCCGCTATTTCGTGGCCGCTGTTGTGGTTTGCAGCCGGATAGCGCCGTCTTTCAGGCCCTTGCCCGAAACCTTCAGCTGCACCTCCCCAGCCTGGGTGGTGGTTTGTACCAGCGCCACCAGTTGGCCTTGAAAAGCCTTCATGCGGGGTTCGTGGAAGGGCTGCAGGTTGGTGGCGTCGCCGTTGGCTACGGCCCGGAATTTGCCCGCCCCGCCCACGCTGAACTGCAGTTGGGTAGTGGCCTCGGGGCAGAGGTTGCCCTGGGCGTCCTCTACCCGCGCCGTCACGAAGGCCAGGTCCTGCCCGTCGGCCCGGAGGGTGGTGCGGTCAGCTACCAGCCGGATGTGGTGGGGCTGGCCGGCGGTGCGCACTTCCTCTTCGGCCACGGCCTTGCCGGCGGCGTCGTAGGCCACTACTTTGATGCTGCCGGGCTCGTATTTCACCTCATTCCACATCAGACGGTAGCGGGCCTGGGGGCTGCCGGTGGTGGTTTTGGTTTGGCGGCCCTGGCTTTTGCCGTTCACGAACAGCTCGGCCGAAGGGTAGCTGGTGTAGCAGAATACGGGCGTGGCCTGGCCCTCGCGGCCAGACCACGTCCAGTGGGGCAGCAGGTGCAGGGTAGGCTGCTGAGTGTTCCAGCGGGCCCGGTACAGGTAGTACCGGTCTTTGGGCAGGCCGGCCAGGTCCAGAATTCCGAAGTAGGAGCTGTGCGAAGGCCACC is a genomic window containing:
- a CDS encoding fasciclin domain-containing protein, encoding MRHTFCFSLLLGSLLILGLGARPAAAQTGEAVNATANGTLLGMSKLSTEHTTLMKAVKAAGLEEAARGTTKYTVFAPTNAAFDKLPAGKLNELLRPANKGRLAQLIGAHVVPGSYLAANLTDGLQLQTVQGETLTVVRQAGGIALRNSQGTVATVVNDDIVAENGIIHSIDAVLAPAAAPAQK
- a CDS encoding FG-GAP-like repeat-containing protein, whose product is MALFYKSLFLVGGLLTAGAARAQAPYLQNRLPQANAVAAPRTAPLQLTFSEPMSAQTASPDAVRVVSAWRGRLAGTFQGAGTNTISFTPAQPLLVGEPVQVGVGTQATSQAGTALAAASLFQFTAATAPSTGRFLDEEVTLDLGPRCMAVGDINNDGNPDFVAGGSDNMLAVRLGDGQGGFAPPPAPIPASSTGGGSAPSNVELADVNKDGFLDMLVADGSSRTMAISLGDGTGRFTIPAAGGRIYPPGESLRGLVVADFNADGNLDFAVGLSRSSQVAVYYGNGKAGFTAQPLVAIDSLPLWLAVGDVNADGRPDLLSLNTTSAGSSVSVRLNDGAGGFTARPLVAVAPDGYTLVLGDIDNNGTPDILTTSSSTNSVSVRLGDGSGGFTAPATPEVKVGPTPRNIALADLNRDGRLDFVTANNQQNTTTVSVRLGNGAGGFSPAAVPEVTVGLQPYALALQDINKDGQPDLLAGNMGIYYSSTVISSYSLTVRLGNGAGGFVMPAGEPVALADAAIKTAVGDLNNDGRLDILSINSRGVASVRLGDGKGRFAPPPAPTPADISSIGTYPGCLALGDLNNDGNLDFVTNITVQFSPRLAIYLGDGRGGFSPLPASVPPVPIRFDQVDMVLTDLTGDGNLDLLGCSRDQGVVSVRLGTGTGTFTTPAVPEVSVGNAPLAVAAGDFNNDGRMDFATANYVQRLEGSVSIRLGDGTGRFAPPAAPAPAEVQLGEDQPNDIALGDLNNDGNLDFVICSVEGLNGAGNNVCVRLGTGTGAFTTPAVARLRVSLDPTGVALGDVNGDGNLDVVSSAKYRNRMAVRFGDGKGGLTVPATGGQVGVGPSPSDILLADVDNDGDLDALLPHGAARSLSVRLNGIFTGTVLPVRQPTALASAPRLVVYPNPARQVVRLEHATPHAPLVLFDLLGREQRRQPAGPSFDLSGLTPGLYILRSGTQSAHLVVE